The window CCCCAGCAACCCGAGCACGTGCCCGGCCAGACCCGCCACCGTGTCGTGATCCCGCAGGGCGCCCGGCTCCACCGTCACCGAGAAGACGTCCTCCAGCCCGGCGAGCACGGCCATCGCCCTGAGCGAGGACCCGCCGAGGTCGAAGAACCGCTCCCGCAGCCCCACTTCGGACACGGGAACCTCCAGAACCCCCGCCCACACCCCCCGTACCGCCTCCTGAACCTCCCGCAGCGAACGGGGGACACCCGCGCCCGCCCCGGCCGCCCGGCCCACGACCGTCGCCGCCCCGGCCGCCCGGCCCACCACCGTGTCGGCAGCGTCCGTCACGTCCGCCGGTCTCACCGCCGCGTCCACCGCGTCCGCCCAGCGCGCCTCGGCCTCCGCGTACGCGCCGCCCTCGAAGCGTGCCCGCAGCACTCCCCGGCGCAGTTTCCCGCTGGTGGTCCGGGCGAACGCCCCCGGCGGCAGCGGCAGTACCCGTACGTCGTCATGGCCGAGGGCCTCGCGCAGCCGGCCGGCCGCGGCGCGGAGCACCGGGCCGGCGGTGGAGGGGACGGGCCGGGCCCACTGCACGAAGGCGGCGACCCGCTCCCCGCCGCCGCCGGGATCGGTGGACCCCACGACGGCCACGGCCCCCGGCGGCAGCCCGGGTGTCGCGGCCACCGTCTCCTCCAGGTCGGACGCGTGGAACGTACGGCCGTTGACGAACACCACGTCCTTGTGGCGCCCGGTGACGGACAGCCGCCCGCCCCGCAGGAAGCCGAGGTCCCCGGTGCGCAGCCAGCCGTCGGCCCCGAACGCCTCCGCGCTCGCCCCGGGCGCCCGGTGGTACCCGCGCCCCACCTGCGGCCCCCGCACCTCCACATGCCCGACCCGCAGTTCACCCAGCGGGCCCCCGGACCCACCCGTGATCCGTACCTCGCACCCCGGAACCGGCCGCCCCAGATCCATCAACTCCACCGCGTGCGGGCCGTGTTCGGTCTCCACCACCCGGCCGCGACCGAGCGCGGCCCGGTCCAGCACCAGCGGCGTCGCGGTCTCGCCGAGCGGCGGTACGGTCACCGCGAGGGTCGCCTCGGCCAGGCCGTACACCGGCAGCGCGGCGCGCGGGTCCAGCCCGGCCGGAGCCGTCCGGGCGGTGAACTCCCGCCAGACGCGCGGCGCGATGGGCTCGGCGCCGACGAGCAGCAGACGGACACAGCCGAGGTCGAGGCCACTGAGCGCGGTGGCCGGCACACGGCGTACCGCGAGGGCGAGGGCGAAGTTCGCGGCCGACAGAAGCGTCGCGCGGTGGCGGTCGACGGCCTCGAACCACAGGGCGGGCCGCTTCGCGAAGGACAGCGGCTCGATCCGTATCTGCTTCAGGCGCGCGGCCAGGGGGACGAGGTGCGTACCGATGAGACCCATGTCGTGGAAGTACGGCATCCAGGTCGCGAGCACGTCGTCCGGGGTGATCGCCATCGCGGCGCGGATCTGCCGGAGGTTGGCGAGGACGCCGGCGTGGGTCAGCTCCACGCCCTTCGGGGCGCCGGTGCTGCCGGAGGAGAACTGGAGGAAGGCGACATCGTGCGGGGCCGGCCGGGGGAGGTGGCGCGGCGGACGGCCGCGGCGGAGTGCGTCGAGCCGCAACACGGTGAGGGGAAGCGGGAGTCGGCCGCCGGGCTCACCGCTTGCGTCGCCCATCGCGGTCACGACGGCGGCCGTGGTCTCGTCCACCACCACGGGCGGCCTGCCGAGGAGTTCCCACACCGGACCGATCCGGCGCGGCTCGGGGGCGAGGGGCACGGGTACGGCCCCCGCCGCCAGCGCCCCCCAGAACATCGGCAGGAAGGCGTCGCCCCGGTCGGCGACCAGTGGCAGGGGGGTGCCGGGCGTCACGCCCGCCGCCCGCAGCCCGCCCGCCACGCGCAGGGCGTCGTCGTGGAGTTCGGCGAAGGTGACCGTGTGCTCGCCGCCGTCCCCCCGGACGTGGACGACGGTCTGGCCGGGGGTCTCCCGCGCGGCTCCGACCAGCACGTCCAGCAGCGTCGACGCGGCTCTGCCGTTCACATCTTCGTTCGATCTCTCCACCGTCCGGACCCTACAAGTCGACCCGTACGGAGCAACGTCGCAGCCAGGCGTCCGCGTGTCCGCGCCGCCGGGTGAGCGGTGCTGACCGCCCCGGCCGGCGATCCGCATCCGGAGGTGCGGGAGGCCGTGGAGGCGGTACGGGAGGAGTAGGCGGCGACGGCCCCGGAGGGCTTCCGCCCCCCGGGGCCTCCTCCTGCTACGTCCAGCTGTGGGCCACGTCCACGATCAGCCGGCCGGGGAGCTGGAGCACCCGGAACGGCAGACGGGCGCGGACGCCGACGCCGATCTGGGTCTCGCCCTCGAAGCTGCCGGCGAAGCGGGTGTCGCGGAAGGTGCGGTAGCCGGAGATGTTCACGCCGGGCAGGGGCTCGGCGACGTCTCCCGGGTAGGCGGCCTGGCCGGTCTCGGGGTCGTAGCTGGGCGCGGCGACCCGGATCTCCAGGACGGCCCCGCCGGTGACCGGGATGGCGTCGCCGGAGCCGGTCTGGTGGAGCTGGTCGACGTACTGGACCCAGTAGCCGAGGTGGTCGCCACCGTCGGGGACGTCGAACACGATGCGGTCGTAGCAGTCGTGGCGGCCGGTCCGGATGTCCGACAGCGGCACCGCGCCGCTGTCGGGGCTGCCCTTGACGCCGCTGCCCCAGCCCGTCGGGCAGGCCGCGGCGGCCCGTGCGGCGCCCCCCGGCGCGGCACTCGCGGTGGCCGCCGCCGTCCCGATCGCGGTCCCCGCGAGCGCGAGTGCCATGACCATGGCTCCGATTCGTCGCATGCCGTCCCCCTTGGTGACGCAACGCTGCGGTGGCGTTGTCATCGGGGAGGACGACCGGTTCCGGTGGATGGTTGTATTCCGGTGCTACGGCTACGCGACGGGGGAGCCGTTGCGCTCCGGGTGGCGGCGGCGGGCCGTCGGGGCGGGGGAGGGGGCCTTGCGCAGGAGCGGCGCGGTGGTGGGGCGGCCGGCGCCGGGCGGGCGGCTCACGTACTGGCTGTGCAGGCTGTCGTCGATCCGCCAGAGGATGCCGGTGGTGCGGCCCGTGGCGGCCGCCGGGTCGAGCTTGGCGGTGAAGGAGGCCAGCCGGTCGTAGAGCGTCCTGGCGCGGGCCCCGGTGGCGGTGAGGTCCGAGGCCTGGGCGTCCCGGAGCGCGTCGAGGACCAGCACCAGGTTGTGGCCGGAGAGCAGGACGTCCTGCATGCCGCCGTCCGCCTTGCCGATGCGGCCCGGCGGCAGGTTGGGGTCGGTGGTGAAGTGGGCCGCCCTGGTCGCGGTCGGCCCGACCCGGTCGTACGGGTCGGGCGTGCTCTGGGTCCAGTTCGGCTCCCAGGCGCCGAACGCCGTACGGGCCAGGAAGGTCCAGGTGTCCTCGTGGCAGCGCAGGGTGAGGTACGAGACGCCGGCCGCCTGCCGGAGCGTGGCGTTGTGCTGTTCGAGGGCGACCCGGTTCGCGGCGAGGGCGGACCGCAGGACCGACCGGTCCTCCTCCCGCCAGCGCCGCTCCTGCTCACCGCGCTGCGCCCGCAGCTCCCGTTCGAGCTGCTGGTTCCTCGCGTACTGCTCGACGAACGTCTTGACCAACGTCTTCAATGCCTTGAACATGCCGCCTGCTGAGGTCGGGCCGGAGATCTGGGTGTCGCCACATCCTGTGTCGCAGCGGCCCAACGACCGGCGGCGGATCCTGGTCACGCCGGCGGCGGGCCCACCGGTCAACTCGCCCTGCGGCGCCTGTGGTTGAGTCGGGTGCGGCTTCTTTGACGCGGGCCGGCGCAGTCGTTGTGGAATTCCTGTGGCGGGCTGCCTTACGTGTGAGTAGAGCATTAGGGTCTGCCGTATGAACGCACGGCTGGCCCTGCTCAGCACGGTGGATCCCGGCGTCGCGGAGAGCGAGGTCTTCCGGCTGGCGCTCCAGCACGCGGTCGGGGAGCTCAACGCTCTCGGGGCGATGATCCATCTGCGGGGGCCCATGTCGGCCCTGCGTCTGGTGTCGGTGACCGGTCTGCCGCCCGCCCTCACCCGCCCCTGGGAGATCATCGACCAGGAGGGGCCACTGCCCCCGGCCCGCGCCCTGCACCAGGGCAGCGGGGTGTGGTCGCCGCTGGGTTCCATGGCCCTCGCCTGGCCCGGCAGCGGGCTCGCCGCGTTACCCGTCTCCGGCTGCGACCGCACGATCGGCGCGCTCACCGTCCTCACCGGCGACCGGGGCGAACCCACCGGTCTGGAATGGGACTTCCTGCGGGAGATCGTCGACTGGACCGAGGACCGCATGGCGCAGGCGCCCCCGCCGTCGGGCCCGGCCCAGCCCGAGCCGAGCGGCGAACGGCTGCGGCAGGCGCTGAAGGAGGTCAGCGTCGGCTCCTGGGACTGGGACATCCGCACCGGCGACCTGATCTGGGACGAGGCGGCCCTGGAGCTCTACGGCACCAGGCAGGCCGAGTTCACCGGCCAGATCGAGAACTGGATGCGCATCGTCCACCCCGACGACCTCGCCCCGACCCTGGCCGCGGCGGAACGCGCGATCCGCGAACACGGCGTGTACGAGGCGGAGTACCGCGTACGACGCCTCGACGGCACCTGGGGCTGGACGCGCGCCCGCGGCCGGGCGACCTACGACCGGGACGGCCTGCCCCAACGGATGATCGGCGTCGGCTGGGAGAGCAACGAGTCGCGGACCGCGCGGGACGCGCTCGGCCGGGCCCTGCGGCACATGAGCGACGGCTTCCTCGCCGTCGACGACGACTGGCGCATCACCTTCGCCAACCTGGAGGCGGAGCGCACCCTCGGCCTCTCCGAGGAGGAGCTGTTCGGACGGCTCCTGTGGGACCTGCCCTCCGTGCGCGAGACCCCGTGCCTGGAGCGCCGCTGCCGGGAGGCCGCCGCCGAGGAGAAGCCCGCCGGGTTCGACGTCCATGTGCCGGACAGCGGCCTCGTCCACCACCTGCGGCTGGTCCCCGGCCCCGACGGCCGCACCATCTACTTCAGCGACGTCACCGAGAAGCGGCGGCACGAGGAGGAGCGCCGCGAGGCCGAGCGCGCCGCCTCCGAACGGGCCGACCGGATCGCCGCGTTGACCGCCGCGCTCGCCAAGGCGACCACCTCGCAGGACGTCGTCGACGCGGTCGCGCTGCGGGTCCTGCCGCCCTTCGCCGCCGCCGGGCTGCTCGTCCAGACCGTGGAGAACGGCCGTCTGCACAACGTCGGCGCCGTCGGCTACGCCGCCGAGTTCATCCACTTCGTCGACCACCGCCCCGGAAGGCCGTACGGCCCGGCCTGGGACGCCATCAACACCGGCACGCCGATCTTCCTCTCCTCACCGCGGGAGTACGCCGAGTACGCCCCCCAGCACGCCGACCTGTCCGCCCGCTCGGGCAAGCAGGCCTGGGCGTTCCTGCCGCTGACCGCGTCCGACCACACCTTCGGCGTGTGCGTCGTCTCCTTCGACCGGCCGCGCCGCCTCACCGACGAGGAACGCACCCTCCTCACCGCCATCAGCGCGCTCCTCGCCCAGGCCCTGGAACGCGCCCGGCTCTACGACCTCGAACACACCCGGTCCCGCGAACTCCAGCGCGCCCTGCTGCCCCAGGACCTGCCCGTTCTCGCCGCCTGCGAGTCCGCCGCCCGCTACCTCCCGGCCGGGCAGGGCATGGACGTCGGCGGCGACTGGTACGACGTCATCCCGCTCTCCAGCGGACAGGTGGCCCTCGTCGTCGGCGACGTCATGGGCCACGGCCTGTCCGAGGCCGCCACCATGGGCCGCCTGCGCACGGCCGTCCACACCCTCGCGGACCTGGAACTGCCCCCCGACGAGATCATGAGCCACCTCAACGACATCGTCGGCTCCATGGGGGAGGAGTCGTACGCCACCTGTCTGTACGCCCTCTACGACTCCACCACCCAGGTCTGTTCCCTGGTCCGCGCCGGGCACCCGCCCCCGGCCCTGGTGTGCCCGGACGGGACCGTGCGCTTCCCGGAGTGGACCGCCGACCCGCCGCTCGGTGCCGCCGACCCGCCGTTCGAGACGGTGGAGCTGAGCGTGCCCGAGGGCAGCCTGCTCGTGCTCTACACCGACGGTCTGGTCGAGTCGGCGAAGCGCGGCATCGACGAGGGCATGGCCGACCTGGCCCGTCTCCTGCGCACCGCCCACGAGGACGGCACCGCCGCCGACCTGGAACGCCTCTGCGACACCCTCACCCACGGCCTGCTTCCCGCCGAGTACGCGGCGGCGGACGACGCGGCCTTCCTCGTCGCCCGCCTGCACGCCCTGACCGGCGACCGGATGGCCTCCTGGCCCCTGCTGGACGACCCGAGGGCCGCCGGGCAGGCCCGCCGCCATGTCCGTGAGCAGCTCGCCGCCTGGGGCCTGGACGACCTGGCCCCGACCACCGAACTCCTCGCCAGCGAACTCGTCGGCAACGTCGTACGCCATGCCAAGGGCCCCGTCCGGCTGCGCCTGCTGCATGGCTCCGCGCTGGTCTGCGAGGTCTTCGACGGCAGCCTCACCATGCCCCGCATACGCCGGGCCGCCGACACCGACGAGGGCGGCCGGGGTCTGCAGCTGATCACCGCGCTCTCCCAGCGCTGGGGCACCCGGTACACGCCCACCGGCAAGTGCATCTGGACCGAACAGTCCCTCACCGGCCCCGACCGCACCCCACCGCCCGACCCGCTGGAGCGCCTGCTCCTGATCCCGGACGACTTCGACGGCGACCTGGACGCGCTGTCCTTCGAGGACCTGGACATCGGCCCGGACCACGACAGGTAGCCCCGGCGGCCGACGACACCCGGACATGCGAAACCCCGGGGTGCCCGCCGTGGAGGGGCGGGCACCCCCGGGGTCGGGCCGGCCGGTCAGGTCACCGACCGGGCCGCGTCACCGACCGGGCAGGCCGGTCAGCGGACGACGCCGAGGCTGTCGACGCGCTCGTTGACGCCGTTGCGGAGTTCGCCGAGCGTCGTGCCGGGCGGGGCCGTCTTCGGGGTGGAGGACGGCGGCTGGGTCTCGTCCGCGCAGGTGGTGCCGCGGGCCGGGACCGTCAGGTCGACGAGGTAGTCGATCACCGCGCTGGTCGCGCAGGCGCTGCGGCCGAAGGCGGTGTGGCCCTCGGCCTCGAACGTCACCAGCGCGGCGTTGTCGAGCTGGTGGGACAGCGCGACCGCGTGCCGGTAGGGGGTGTCCGGGTCACCGGTGGTACCGAGGACCAGGATCGGAGCCGAGCCCTTGGCCCGGAAGGAGCCGTCGTAGCGGCTGGCCTTCTCGGCGGGCCACTGGACGCACGCGGTGGCGTGCTGGTGGTCGTAGGTCGGCGGACCGAACGCCATGGCCGGGCCCAGCAGCGGCGCCGCGGCCGCGTTGGACTCGACGTTCCACTCCAGCTTGCGCAGGCTCTTGGGGTAGTCCTTGTCGACGCACTCGACGACCACGTTCGGGCCGAGGAAGTCGAAGCTGGCCGGGGACGGCGGGCGCAGCAGGAACGAGGTGTTGTCCCGCAGCTGCGCCTTGCGCAGGGCCGCGCCGAGCGAGGGCCAGATGACCTTGCCCTCGTTGATGTTGAACATCAGCCGGTAGACCAGGGTGTAGCCGTTGGCCTTGCCGCCGCTCGCGGTGGTCACCGGGTTGGCGTCGAGGTCCTTCTTCAGCTGCTCGAACGCGGCGCGCGGGTCGCCGTCGCCGAAGCCGCAGACCGGCTGGTCGGAGGCGCACCAGTCGAGGAAGCGGCTCATCGAGCCGTCCAGCGCCAGGTACTGGTCGCGGTCGTAGGCGTAGGGCCGGTTGGCGTACTTGTACGGGTCGTACGCGCCGTCGAGCGTCAGCGCCCGCACCCGCTTCGGGAACATGGCGGCGTAGACGGTGCCGATGTACGAGCCGAACGAGCGGCCGTAGTACGTCAGTTGCTCCTCGCCGAGCGCCTGGCGCAGCAGGTCGATGTCGCGGGCGACGTACTCGGTGCCGACGTACGGCAGCAGCGGGCCCGAGTTGGTCTGGCAGGCCGCGTCGAACTCGGCGGCCTCGGTCAGCGCGGGACCGAACGCGTCCGGGCCGGGGACGCCCTTGGCGTCGGTGACGGCCTTGGTGTAGCGGGCGTCGTCGAAGCAGGTGAGCGCCGAGCTGCGGCCGACACCGCGGACGTCGTAGCCGAAGACGTCGAACGACTCGCGCAGCTTGGCCGGGAGGCCCGCGTGGTTGTTGCGGACGTAGTCCACGCCGGAGTTGCCCGGACCGCCGGGCTGCATGAACAGCGTGCCCTTGCGCTTCGTCTGGTCGGCGGCCTTCTTGCGGACCACCGCGAGCGTGATCTTGGTGCCCTCCGGCGCCCGGTAGTCCAGCGGCACGTCCGCGTTGGCGCACTCGAAGCCGCCCTGGCAGTCGGACCAGGTCAGGGACGGGACGGGCGGCGGCGGCAGCTCCGCCGTGCGGGGCTTCTGCGTCGTGCTCCGCGCGGCCATCGCCTGCGTCGCCGTCCCCGTACCGGCGAGGACGAGGGCGGTCAGCGCGGCGCCGACGATTCTGAGACGCGTGAAACGTCTGGGTGCGTGGTGATACGTGGTCATGGGTGTGTTCCCCCTGAGCGGTAGAGACCCCAAGAACCCACTGGTCAAGGTGAGTTCGGGGATTGTCTAGCCGAAGAGACGGTAAAAAGGCCAGGGCGGTGCCGTTGTGGCCGAGTTTCCACGCCATCTTTCCACTACCCGACGGTAGTTACCGTCCCCGATCACCACTTCGTAACCTGGGGCCCTCCCCGGCCGACGGTCTCCCGCGCGAGGCCCGGCCGGACCCCCCACCAGCACGAAGGATCCGCGCACGTGTCGATCAAGAACAGCCGTCTCAGGTTCGCCCTCCTCGCCGTGGCCGTGGCCGCCGCCGGTCTCGCCCTGGCGGGCCCCGCCGCGGCCGCCGCACCGCACGCCGCCCCGGCCACCGTGTCCACGGCCCCGCGGGCGTCCGCCCTGCCCGCCGACTTCGTCGAGCTCGCCGCAGTCCCGCTCACCGCGGACGGCGCGAGCCACGAGGTCACCCTCACCTACCGCAACGACTCGGCCGCGGACCGGACCGTGGCCCCGCAGCTCCTGCTGGAGTCCCCGGACGCCGGCCCGTTCCTCGACCCGGCGGACGTCGAGGTCGAACGCCGCACCGCCGGAGGCTGCTGGAAGGCTGTCGCCCTCGGCAGCCAGACCGGCACCCTCTTCACCGACCTGACCACCGCGCGGCGCACCCTGCCGGCCGGCGCCACCCTCACCGAGGTCTACCGCGTCACCGTCACCGACCCGGCGGCCGAGGGCACGGTCCACCCGAGGATCGCCCTCTACTGACCATCCGCCGCACCGCCCGCCGGACAGGCACAGGGCCGGGCCCAGCTCCTCGGAGCGGGCCCGGCCCTTTCCCGTGCGGCCGGACGGAACGCGCCCGGACTCCTCCTGCCGCCCCTGGGGCGGTACGCCCAGCCCGTAGCCGGGGCGCGGCCGGCACCGGCCGACGCGAAGGCGGCGTGACGGGGGTCACACGCGGGCCTGTCACATCCGGCCCGCCCCGGCCCGTCCTTGTGTTGTCACCACTGACGACGACACAAGGAGCCCGCCATGGAAGCACGTCTGAACCTGCTCGCCAGCCCTGTCGCCGGCAAGCTCGTCAAGCACCTCGTCGCGGCGAGCAAGGCCGTCGACGACACGGGGCTGCCGGTCACCACCCAGGAACTGGTGAGGATCCGCGCCAGCCAGATCAACGGCTGCGGGTACTGCCTCGACATGCACACCAAGGAGGCCGAGCACGCCGGGGAGACCGCCCAGCGGCTGCACCTGGTCGCCACCTGGCGGGAGGCCAAGGTCTTCACCGAGGCCGAGCGTGCCGCGCTGGAGCTGGCCGAGCAGGGCACCCGCATCGCCGACGCGGCCGGCGGCGTCCCCGACGAGGTCTGGGAGAACGCGGCCAAGCACTTCGACGAGGACCAGCTCATCGCCCTGGTGGCGCTCATCGCCCTCATCAACACCTTCAACCGGCTGAACGTCATGGTGCGGCAGCCGGCGGGCGACTACCAGGTCGGCATGTTCGGCTGACCTGGGGGCGCGGTCGCGTCAGGTCCCGTCCCGCTGGGCGAACTGCAGCGAGAGGGCGCGCAGGACGTCGGCGGTCGTCATGTCGGCCCGTCCCTCGTCGTGCACCTCGGCGAGGTGGACGAAGGCGTAGGAGAAACAGTTGACGAGGCCCACGATCGCCGGGCCCAGGGCATCCGTGATGATGGCCGTGGCCTCCTGGGCGCTCGCGTCGGCGGGCAGCCTGATCACGGGCAGGGTCTCCGTGAGCAACGCGGAGACCGCCCCCGTCAACGCCACCTCGTCCCCGGGATGCTCGCGGACCTGCCGCCGCATCTCGATCGCCTCGGTGAGGATGCCCACGACTCGCCGCATGATCTCGGATTGCTCCACGGGGGGGGAGCCTAGGGCCAACTCCCCCTGAGTACGCGACCTGGGGCGGACCCGCTTCGGGTCCGCCCCCTCAACATGCCTGCGCACGGCCTTTTCAGGCGTTCGGTTCGCTCTCTTCGGACGCTTCGCCGACCGGCTGCTCGGCCTGTACGAACGTGCCCTTGATGGGGACCGTGATGACTAGTCCTTGATCGCGGAGTTCGCGGACGGCTCGCCGAATCGTGTTGACGGCGACGCCGTACTGCTCGGCGAGATCGCGCTCAGCGGCAAGGCGTGCTCCCACGGGCAAGCGGCCCGTGCGGATCTGCTCGGCGATGTGGTGCACCACCTGGAGATACACGTAGATGTGGCTCGTCGGGTCGGGGCTCCACTCGCGATCGTTAGCCATAGCTGCACGCTAAGGCGACTGGTAGCAGCGCACCACATGAGGGAACGTCCGCATGCAACCCCATGCTTCCGGTTGCTACCTATCGCGTCCTAAGGCAAAGTGGTCACGAAGGACCCCGGCGAGGTGGCTAGACCTCCCGGGGCACGGCCCACGCTTACAAGGAGCGTCGACATGACCGACCTTATCCCCCGCGCCCTCCAATGGCTGCGCCTCCTCTTCGCCCCCGGCCCTGGCAAACGGCGCCTCCCCCGCCACCGCCCCTACCTCTGCCTGCACGTCACCGCCGTACGCCACCTCTCCACCCCCGCACCGGCGCCCGCGTCCTCCGGCCTCCCCCGTCACCGCTCCCCGTACGGCGTCCACGCCCCCATCGACGGCGCGGCCTCTCCTCTCGTCCGCCCCTACCTCGCCGCCCATGAAGAAGAGGCCGCCCTCCGGCAGCGCCGCCGTCTCGCGCTCGTCCTGGCCGCGGACTTCGGGGTCGACCTCGACCAGCACCTGGTCGGCGTACAGAAGGTGGCGGTCTGATGGAACACCTCGACGGCACACCCGTACCCGGCCGCGCGTCCGCGCCCCGACTCCTGCCCTGGCCGTCCCCGGAGGGCAAACCCTCCTACGTGGTGACGGACCACCACGGCGGCTACCTCTCCCGCCTCGCCGACGACCTGGAGGCCACCCAGCTCGCCACCGGCACCGACGTACTCGGCCTCGCCCGCGTGGTGCTGGACGACCCCACCTCGCCGTACACCGAGGTCCGCTACGCCGGCATCCGTCTCGCCGAGTGCCTTACCGATGCCCTGCGCGTCGCCGAGTCCCGGGGGCTGCGCCTGCCCACGCCGGACTTCGAGGACGACGAAGGCGCGGAAGCGGCCGAAGTGACCGCGCTGCCCGGCGTCTTCGGAAGTGAGTAAGCCGCCCCCGTCGGAGATTGATCCGGTGGGGGCGGGTGAGACATGGCCGCTGCTCTGCCGGCCTTCCCTACCCCCCTGCGCTCCTGGCGCCGGCGGCAGCGGTGCTGTTCGAGGGGGCGCACTCACGTGGCCGGCACGGCGATGCGTCGTTCGGAGCCGCCCCCTCCCCCCGCCCCGGATAGAACTGCGCGTACCACCGCCGCAGCGCCCTGATCCCCTTCTCGTGCGGCAGCAGCACCGGCCGGGCCTGGTGGATCTTGTGGTCCCAGATCCGGACCTCCTCCCGCACCTCACCCAGCGCCTCGGCCCGGAAGACGAGCTTGAACAGGGGGGTGAGGAAGGGGAGCCGGGCCGGCTTGCGGAGGTAGTACAGCATCCGCAGCTCGCTCGTGCGGTCGTCGACGGGCGTGCTGAGCGCGACGGCCGTCACCGACAGCACCGGCCCGTGGGCCCGCACGACCATCACCCCCGGCCCGTACATGTACGCATCGAACGTGTTGTCGATGTTCCAGCCGAACACCCGCCTGTTGATGGTCCCCCGCGCCTCCGCGAACGGCCCGTCCTCACGCCACTCCTGG is drawn from Streptomyces bottropensis ATCC 25435 and contains these coding sequences:
- a CDS encoding SpoIIE family protein phosphatase codes for the protein MNARLALLSTVDPGVAESEVFRLALQHAVGELNALGAMIHLRGPMSALRLVSVTGLPPALTRPWEIIDQEGPLPPARALHQGSGVWSPLGSMALAWPGSGLAALPVSGCDRTIGALTVLTGDRGEPTGLEWDFLREIVDWTEDRMAQAPPPSGPAQPEPSGERLRQALKEVSVGSWDWDIRTGDLIWDEAALELYGTRQAEFTGQIENWMRIVHPDDLAPTLAAAERAIREHGVYEAEYRVRRLDGTWGWTRARGRATYDRDGLPQRMIGVGWESNESRTARDALGRALRHMSDGFLAVDDDWRITFANLEAERTLGLSEEELFGRLLWDLPSVRETPCLERRCREAAAEEKPAGFDVHVPDSGLVHHLRLVPGPDGRTIYFSDVTEKRRHEEERREAERAASERADRIAALTAALAKATTSQDVVDAVALRVLPPFAAAGLLVQTVENGRLHNVGAVGYAAEFIHFVDHRPGRPYGPAWDAINTGTPIFLSSPREYAEYAPQHADLSARSGKQAWAFLPLTASDHTFGVCVVSFDRPRRLTDEERTLLTAISALLAQALERARLYDLEHTRSRELQRALLPQDLPVLAACESAARYLPAGQGMDVGGDWYDVIPLSSGQVALVVGDVMGHGLSEAATMGRLRTAVHTLADLELPPDEIMSHLNDIVGSMGEESYATCLYALYDSTTQVCSLVRAGHPPPALVCPDGTVRFPEWTADPPLGAADPPFETVELSVPEGSLLVLYTDGLVESAKRGIDEGMADLARLLRTAHEDGTAADLERLCDTLTHGLLPAEYAAADDAAFLVARLHALTGDRMASWPLLDDPRAAGQARRHVREQLAAWGLDDLAPTTELLASELVGNVVRHAKGPVRLRLLHGSALVCEVFDGSLTMPRIRRAADTDEGGRGLQLITALSQRWGTRYTPTGKCIWTEQSLTGPDRTPPPDPLERLLLIPDDFDGDLDALSFEDLDIGPDHDR
- a CDS encoding AMIN-like domain-containing (lipo)protein is translated as MRRIGAMVMALALAGTAIGTAAATASAAPGGAARAAAACPTGWGSGVKGSPDSGAVPLSDIRTGRHDCYDRIVFDVPDGGDHLGYWVQYVDQLHQTGSGDAIPVTGGAVLEIRVAAPSYDPETGQAAYPGDVAEPLPGVNISGYRTFRDTRFAGSFEGETQIGVGVRARLPFRVLQLPGRLIVDVAHSWT
- a CDS encoding alpha/beta hydrolase, producing MTTYHHAPRRFTRLRIVGAALTALVLAGTGTATQAMAARSTTQKPRTAELPPPPVPSLTWSDCQGGFECANADVPLDYRAPEGTKITLAVVRKKAADQTKRKGTLFMQPGGPGNSGVDYVRNNHAGLPAKLRESFDVFGYDVRGVGRSSALTCFDDARYTKAVTDAKGVPGPDAFGPALTEAAEFDAACQTNSGPLLPYVGTEYVARDIDLLRQALGEEQLTYYGRSFGSYIGTVYAAMFPKRVRALTLDGAYDPYKYANRPYAYDRDQYLALDGSMSRFLDWCASDQPVCGFGDGDPRAAFEQLKKDLDANPVTTASGGKANGYTLVYRLMFNINEGKVIWPSLGAALRKAQLRDNTSFLLRPPSPASFDFLGPNVVVECVDKDYPKSLRKLEWNVESNAAAAPLLGPAMAFGPPTYDHQHATACVQWPAEKASRYDGSFRAKGSAPILVLGTTGDPDTPYRHAVALSHQLDNAALVTFEAEGHTAFGRSACATSAVIDYLVDLTVPARGTTCADETQPPSSTPKTAPPGTTLGELRNGVNERVDSLGVVR
- a CDS encoding GntR family transcriptional regulator; the protein is MANDREWSPDPTSHIYVYLQVVHHIAEQIRTGRLPVGARLAAERDLAEQYGVAVNTIRRAVRELRDQGLVITVPIKGTFVQAEQPVGEASEESEPNA
- a CDS encoding carboxymuconolactone decarboxylase family protein, producing the protein MEARLNLLASPVAGKLVKHLVAASKAVDDTGLPVTTQELVRIRASQINGCGYCLDMHTKEAEHAGETAQRLHLVATWREAKVFTEAERAALELAEQGTRIADAAGGVPDEVWENAAKHFDEDQLIALVALIALINTFNRLNVMVRQPAGDYQVGMFG
- a CDS encoding Rieske 2Fe-2S domain-containing protein, whose protein sequence is MPSVPHGWYAVLRSGELRTGKVVSLHYFGRALIAFRGADGRAAVRDAHCPHYGAHLGVGGKVVDGAVECPFHGWRFGTDGRCVEAPFAARTPKVSIGGFPVREHSGLVFVYAGPGEPTWEVPEIGETGSRDFASPIDDVCRARIHVQEMRENIVDESHFHFIHGQSEPPVQEWREDGPFAEARGTINRRVFGWNIDNTFDAYMYGPGVMVVRAHGPVLSVTAVALSTPVDDRTSELRMLYYLRKPARLPFLTPLFKLVFRAEALGEVREEVRIWDHKIHQARPVLLPHEKGIRALRRWYAQFYPGRGEGAAPNDASPCRPRECAPSNSTAAAGARSAGG